From Salinirubellus salinus, the proteins below share one genomic window:
- a CDS encoding lipid II:glycine glycyltransferase FemX, with the protein MVDVRFADDDDMERWDDIVTRSPQGTPFHRRAALDVMAEHSGTTLHPLVGYKGQEPVGLLPVFELSKGGLTALFSPPPRLKVSYQGPVLVNLEKLKRRKREGRTTRFVDGCLETLEEDLSPNYTHVRCGSRYIDTRAFAWNGFDVRSRYTYVVDLTPGPDALIDEFSSDARRNVRNGHDDRYEISEGGAETVERIVEQVRARHEAQDEPYPVSTAFVTDLWRALPEGTVRPYACTVDGEFAGGMITLESGDTVYRWQGGAKPESDLPVNDLVDWRIIRDAAERGLTRYDLVGANERSISRYKAKFAPHLEPYAEMESGTLLMRAARRLATTVRR; encoded by the coding sequence ATGGTAGACGTGAGATTCGCGGACGACGACGACATGGAACGCTGGGACGACATCGTGACGCGCTCACCGCAGGGGACCCCGTTCCACCGGCGGGCCGCGCTGGACGTCATGGCCGAACACTCGGGGACGACCCTGCACCCGCTCGTCGGCTACAAGGGCCAGGAACCGGTCGGTTTGCTGCCGGTGTTCGAACTCTCGAAGGGAGGCCTGACCGCGCTGTTCTCGCCACCACCGCGCCTGAAGGTGAGCTACCAGGGGCCGGTGCTGGTCAACCTCGAGAAGCTGAAGCGACGGAAGCGGGAGGGCCGGACGACGCGGTTCGTCGACGGCTGTCTGGAGACGCTAGAGGAGGACCTCTCGCCGAACTACACCCACGTCCGATGTGGCTCACGGTACATCGACACACGGGCGTTCGCGTGGAACGGTTTCGACGTGCGCTCGCGGTACACCTACGTCGTGGACCTGACGCCCGGACCGGACGCGCTCATCGACGAGTTCAGCAGCGACGCGCGCCGGAACGTCCGGAACGGCCACGACGACAGGTACGAGATCTCCGAGGGCGGCGCCGAGACCGTCGAGCGCATCGTCGAGCAGGTGCGAGCGCGCCACGAGGCACAGGACGAGCCGTATCCGGTCTCCACGGCGTTCGTGACGGACCTGTGGCGGGCGCTCCCCGAGGGGACGGTCCGCCCCTACGCCTGTACCGTCGACGGCGAGTTCGCCGGCGGGATGATCACGCTGGAGTCGGGCGACACCGTCTACCGGTGGCAAGGGGGTGCCAAACCGGAGAGCGACCTGCCGGTCAACGACCTCGTGGACTGGCGCATCATCCGCGACGCGGCCGAGCGGGGATTGACCCGCTACGACCTCGTGGGGGCGAACGAACGCAGCATCAGCCGATACAAGGCCAAGTTCGCCCCCCACCTCGAGCCGTACGCCGAGATGGAGTCCGGAACGCTGTTGATGCGGGCCGCTAGGCGTCTCGCGACCA
- a CDS encoding alkaline phosphatase family protein produces the protein MTSDDASAGGLRTLLVGLDGTSPDLLESLFDAGVAPTIRDVFEGGVGGVLESQLPPWTASAWPSIYTGVNPGKHGVFDFLMFDGYDWDVVNRSHVREYALWELLSERGLSSVVVNVPVTHPPRPFDGALVPGYVAPDRPTCHPLGLLEDIEAELGAYRVYGSTPADPSDRERISEYRELIRMRGEAFRYLVDRFDPSFGFVQFQQTDTVFHEIPENETAIRAVYEAVDDELERVLEQCRPKNVVLVSDHGIGPIDGYGFRVNEYLRNHGYVETTPHGGGTPSWTAAIRSENGSEETSERRSAAWLEKVVALAARGGLTSQRLERLLAHVGLDEFVVSHVPTSVIRTGTEQVDFTASAAYMRSRLELGVRLNLAGREPDGVVPRDQYETVRSDLIELLSAARTPDGDPVFEAVLPNEAVFEGPYRHHGPDIVTVPDGFDHLPAASLLGSEFGPPAEPWEHKRFGIVAAAGAAVDETASLDGAHIFDVAPTVLATLGLPATERMDGRALPVVDPVGTAPYGQFEAGAAEASTGTDAVARRLTDLGYLE, from the coding sequence ATGACGAGCGACGACGCGAGCGCAGGTGGCCTCCGGACGCTGCTGGTCGGCCTGGACGGGACCAGTCCGGACCTCCTAGAATCGCTGTTCGACGCCGGTGTCGCCCCGACAATCAGGGATGTGTTCGAGGGCGGCGTCGGCGGGGTGCTGGAGTCGCAACTGCCGCCGTGGACCGCGAGCGCGTGGCCCTCCATCTACACCGGCGTGAACCCCGGTAAACACGGTGTGTTCGACTTTCTGATGTTCGACGGCTACGACTGGGACGTAGTCAACCGGAGCCACGTCCGCGAGTACGCGCTCTGGGAGCTCCTCTCGGAGCGAGGACTGTCGAGCGTCGTCGTGAACGTACCGGTGACACACCCGCCCCGTCCATTCGACGGGGCGCTCGTACCAGGCTACGTCGCCCCCGACCGCCCGACTTGTCACCCGCTGGGACTGCTCGAGGACATCGAGGCAGAACTCGGTGCGTACCGGGTCTACGGTTCGACACCGGCGGATCCGAGCGACCGCGAGCGCATCTCGGAGTACCGGGAACTGATCCGGATGCGCGGCGAGGCGTTCCGCTATCTCGTCGACCGGTTCGACCCCTCTTTCGGCTTCGTCCAGTTCCAGCAGACGGACACGGTGTTCCACGAGATACCGGAGAACGAGACGGCCATCAGGGCGGTGTACGAGGCCGTCGACGACGAACTCGAGCGGGTTCTCGAGCAGTGTCGACCCAAGAACGTCGTCCTCGTGAGCGACCACGGCATCGGTCCTATCGACGGCTACGGCTTCCGGGTGAACGAGTACCTCCGGAACCACGGCTACGTCGAGACCACGCCGCACGGCGGGGGGACTCCCTCGTGGACGGCCGCGATACGGAGCGAGAACGGCAGCGAGGAGACGTCCGAGCGCCGGTCCGCGGCGTGGCTGGAGAAGGTGGTCGCACTCGCGGCCCGTGGCGGGTTGACGAGTCAGCGCCTCGAACGACTCCTTGCCCACGTGGGGCTGGACGAGTTCGTCGTCAGCCACGTTCCGACCAGCGTCATCCGCACCGGGACCGAACAGGTGGACTTCACCGCCTCGGCGGCCTACATGCGCTCAAGGCTGGAACTCGGTGTCAGGCTGAACCTCGCCGGCCGCGAACCGGACGGGGTGGTCCCCCGAGACCAGTACGAGACGGTCCGGAGCGACCTGATCGAGTTGCTCTCGGCCGCCCGCACCCCGGACGGCGATCCCGTTTTCGAGGCCGTCCTCCCGAACGAGGCGGTGTTCGAGGGCCCGTACCGCCACCACGGCCCCGACATCGTCACGGTCCCCGACGGGTTCGACCACCTGCCGGCGGCGTCGCTGCTGGGTTCGGAGTTCGGCCCACCGGCCGAACCGTGGGAGCACAAGCGATTCGGTATCGTCGCCGCCGCTGGAGCGGCCGTCGACGAGACGGCGTCGCTCGACGGTGCCCACATCTTCGACGTGGCACCGACCGTGCTGGCGACGCTCGGACTCCCGGCGACCGAGCGGATGGACGGCCGGGCGCTCCCGGTCGTAGACCCGGTGGGGACGGCCCCCTACGGTCAGTTCGAGGCAGGAGCGGCAGAGGCGTCGACGGGAACCGACGCCGTCGCGCGACGGCTGACCGACCTCGGGTATCTGGAGTGA
- a CDS encoding polysaccharide deacetylase family protein: MLDGHPFALCLTHDVDRPYKNYRGLYRAVTERSPYHLRTALPGQNPYWRFEDVMALEEELGVRSAFYFLREDRLRDRPLRTWLSPRTWRRYAGRYRLSDPAVVDVVRALDDGGWEVGLHGSFESYTSVERLRDEKTALESVLGHPVVGGRQHYLNLEIPETWRYHARIGLRYDTSLGSSTRYGFHHGYRPLRPFDDEFLVFPLTVMENALVEGRDERRVWEECESLLAEAAEHGAVMTVLWHQSCFSERDYPGYGETYRRLVERAIEMGAWVGPPGDLYDRLDLGADRPSEIRTGTGEPRENHHGPETESSTPRRE, encoded by the coding sequence ATGCTTGACGGCCACCCGTTCGCGCTGTGTCTCACACACGACGTCGACCGGCCGTACAAGAACTACCGTGGGCTCTACCGCGCGGTGACCGAGCGGAGCCCCTACCACCTGCGCACCGCGCTACCCGGACAGAACCCCTACTGGCGGTTCGAGGACGTCATGGCCCTCGAGGAAGAGCTCGGTGTCCGGTCGGCGTTCTACTTCCTGCGGGAGGACCGTCTCCGTGACCGGCCACTCCGAACGTGGCTCAGCCCCCGGACGTGGCGACGCTACGCCGGCCGATACCGCCTGAGCGACCCGGCCGTCGTCGACGTGGTGCGTGCGCTCGACGACGGCGGCTGGGAGGTCGGACTCCACGGCTCGTTCGAGTCGTACACCTCGGTCGAACGGCTCCGCGACGAGAAGACGGCCCTCGAGTCGGTGCTCGGCCACCCTGTCGTCGGGGGCCGACAGCACTACCTGAACCTAGAGATCCCGGAGACGTGGCGCTACCACGCACGAATCGGACTGCGGTACGACACGAGCCTCGGCTCGTCGACTCGCTACGGATTCCACCACGGTTACCGGCCACTCCGACCCTTCGACGACGAGTTCCTCGTCTTCCCACTGACGGTCATGGAGAACGCGCTCGTCGAAGGGCGAGACGAGCGACGGGTCTGGGAGGAGTGTGAGAGCCTGCTCGCGGAAGCGGCCGAGCACGGAGCCGTAATGACGGTGCTGTGGCACCAGAGCTGCTTCAGCGAGCGGGACTACCCCGGCTACGGCGAGACCTATCGCCGACTCGTCGAGCGCGCCATCGAGATGGGCGCGTGGGTCGGGCCGCCGGGCGACCTCTACGACCGCCTCGACCTGGGTGCCGACCGGCCGTCGGAGATTCGGACAGGAACGGGGGAACCCCGTGAAAACCACCACGGTCCGGAGACCGAATCCTCGACTCCTCGAAGGGAGTAG
- the wecB gene encoding non-hydrolyzing UDP-N-acetylglucosamine 2-epimerase, translated as MGGVKVLTVVGARPQFVKGFTVSRVLRSTHEEVLVHTGQHYDEELSGHFFAELDLPTPDYNLGVGSHSHAEQTARMLAALEEPIAAEEPDVVLTYGDTNSTVAAAMATAKLPPRLAHVEAGLRAGDRSIPEEVNRIVTDHVSDLLFAPTASAVRNLRREGITTGVHDVGDVMYDAMCWARERATDRSGILDELGLEDGQYVLATVHRQRNTEDGSRLETIVSALAESPLPVVFPAHPRTVERLHELGRFGKVADAISLVDPVGYLDFVRLLTGAERVVTDSGGVQKEAFFLDVPCVTLREETEWTETVDCGWNVLVGADGSAIREALSRPFDLDPDRKPTPFGDGDAADRIVRVLEDA; from the coding sequence GTGGGTGGAGTGAAGGTCCTGACAGTCGTCGGCGCCAGACCGCAGTTCGTCAAGGGGTTCACCGTCTCCCGCGTGCTCCGGTCGACACACGAGGAGGTGCTGGTCCACACCGGCCAGCACTACGACGAGGAGCTCTCGGGACACTTCTTCGCGGAACTCGACCTCCCCACCCCCGACTACAACCTCGGTGTGGGCTCACACTCACACGCCGAGCAGACAGCGAGGATGCTGGCCGCGCTGGAAGAGCCCATCGCGGCTGAGGAGCCCGACGTGGTGCTCACCTACGGCGACACGAACTCGACCGTCGCGGCAGCGATGGCGACGGCGAAACTCCCGCCACGTCTCGCACACGTCGAGGCCGGCCTCCGGGCCGGCGACCGCTCCATCCCGGAGGAGGTCAACCGCATCGTCACCGACCACGTCTCGGACCTCCTGTTCGCTCCGACTGCGAGCGCGGTCCGGAACCTCCGGCGAGAGGGCATCACCACGGGCGTCCACGACGTGGGCGACGTGATGTACGACGCGATGTGCTGGGCACGGGAGCGAGCCACGGATCGGTCCGGCATCCTCGACGAACTGGGGCTCGAGGACGGGCAGTACGTTCTGGCGACGGTCCACCGCCAGCGGAACACGGAGGACGGGAGTCGCCTCGAGACGATCGTCTCCGCTCTCGCGGAGAGTCCCCTGCCCGTCGTGTTCCCGGCCCACCCACGGACCGTCGAGCGGTTGCACGAACTGGGCCGATTCGGGAAGGTGGCCGACGCAATCAGCCTCGTCGACCCCGTCGGCTACCTCGACTTCGTCCGACTGCTCACCGGGGCCGAGCGGGTGGTGACCGACTCCGGCGGCGTCCAGAAGGAGGCGTTCTTCCTCGACGTCCCCTGCGTGACACTGCGCGAGGAGACGGAGTGGACGGAGACGGTCGACTGCGGGTGGAACGTGCTCGTCGGCGCAGACGGGTCGGCCATTCGGGAGGCGCTGTCGCGCCCGTTCGACCTCGATCCGGACCGCAAGCCCACCCCCTTCGGAGACGGGGACGCCGCCGACCGAATCGTGAGGGTCCTCGAGGATGCTTGA
- a CDS encoding DUF354 domain-containing protein has translation MKYLVTIQHPAQAQFYRHPVSELRDRGHDVRVLVRDKDVTTDLLDAFDIPYRVLARSPNSVGGLPLMQLRYEYRLLREAWRFRPHVMTSVGGLEISHVAPLVGARSVAFDDSEWTPSRRITLPSLDAVWTPRAFAADRGTHQRYYDGYHELSYLHPDRFEPDPDRLRAAGVDPDDRYFVLRFVAWNAHHDVGQAGFSPAAKRRLVAELERRGNVYVSTEADLPDEFEQYRLPVPPHLLQDLLYYADLYVGDSQTMATEAAILGTPAVRSNSFAGDGDMSNFVELEEEYGLLHSIPDEGAAVDRALELAADPSSKAEWRRRREALLADKIDVAGHVVSVLEREGERARRRPAGKRGVAGWVRDLLGRWVE, from the coding sequence GTGAAGTATCTGGTCACCATCCAGCACCCGGCACAGGCGCAGTTCTACAGACACCCCGTCAGCGAGTTGCGTGACCGGGGACACGATGTACGTGTCCTCGTCAGGGACAAGGACGTCACCACGGACCTGCTCGACGCGTTCGACATCCCCTACCGGGTCCTCGCCCGGAGTCCGAACTCCGTCGGCGGCCTCCCGCTGATGCAGCTCCGGTACGAGTACCGCCTGCTCCGGGAGGCCTGGCGGTTCCGGCCACACGTCATGACGTCCGTCGGCGGCCTCGAGATATCGCACGTGGCACCGCTGGTCGGTGCCCGGAGTGTCGCCTTCGACGACAGCGAGTGGACGCCCTCCCGTCGCATCACGCTACCGTCACTCGACGCCGTCTGGACTCCCCGCGCCTTCGCCGCAGACCGAGGGACACACCAGCGGTACTACGACGGCTACCACGAACTGTCGTACCTCCACCCGGACCGGTTCGAGCCGGACCCCGACCGCCTCAGAGCGGCCGGCGTCGACCCGGACGACCGGTACTTCGTCCTCCGGTTCGTCGCCTGGAACGCACACCACGACGTCGGGCAGGCCGGATTCTCACCAGCGGCCAAACGGCGGCTGGTCGCGGAGCTGGAGCGTCGCGGGAACGTCTACGTCTCCACCGAGGCCGACCTCCCGGACGAGTTCGAGCAGTACCGACTCCCCGTCCCGCCACACCTCCTCCAGGACCTGCTCTACTACGCCGACCTCTACGTCGGCGACTCACAGACGATGGCGACGGAGGCTGCCATACTCGGGACCCCCGCCGTCCGCTCGAACTCCTTCGCTGGGGACGGGGACATGTCGAACTTCGTCGAACTCGAGGAGGAGTACGGCCTGCTCCACTCTATCCCGGACGAGGGCGCCGCGGTCGACCGGGCGCTCGAACTCGCCGCTGACCCGTCCTCGAAGGCGGAGTGGCGCCGCCGGCGCGAGGCGTTGCTGGCCGACAAGATAGACGTGGCCGGCCACGTCGTGTCTGTGCTCGAACGGGAGGGCGAGCGCGCACGCCGGCGGCCGGCCGGGAAGCGTGGCGTCGCAGGGTGGGTCCGTGACCTGCTCGGGAGGTGGGTGGAGTGA
- a CDS encoding HAD family hydrolase, producing the protein MSGTDPLQAVCFDLDDTLYPYAEYARTGLRAAADRLAARTGRGLHTELEWLYFEADVTEGTFDRLLERHGLSAELVDELVEAYHGATADLSPYDETPAVLERVGRTHDLGLVTDGRNGRQKLTRLGLDGRFDAVLVTPTIGSSKHEVEPFERVLDDLGVGPGRAVYVGDDPRVDFRVPNDLGMRTVRVRRGRYTDLEPGSAAAAPDHEIHRLATLPDLLERLGQPVDTT; encoded by the coding sequence ATGAGTGGGACCGACCCGCTGCAGGCGGTGTGTTTCGACCTCGACGACACGCTCTACCCCTACGCCGAGTACGCCCGGACCGGGCTCCGAGCGGCCGCCGACCGCCTCGCCGCCCGGACTGGGCGTGGCCTCCACACCGAGCTGGAGTGGCTCTACTTCGAGGCCGACGTGACCGAAGGGACGTTCGACCGACTACTAGAGCGTCACGGCCTATCGGCCGAGCTGGTCGACGAACTGGTCGAGGCGTACCACGGTGCGACCGCCGACCTCTCGCCCTACGACGAGACCCCCGCGGTCCTCGAGCGGGTCGGCCGGACACACGACCTCGGACTCGTCACGGACGGCCGGAACGGGCGCCAGAAACTGACGAGACTCGGTCTCGACGGGCGGTTCGACGCGGTGCTCGTGACACCGACCATCGGCTCGTCGAAACACGAGGTCGAGCCGTTCGAGCGCGTGCTCGACGACCTCGGGGTGGGGCCCGGCCGGGCCGTCTACGTCGGCGACGACCCGCGCGTCGACTTCCGGGTCCCGAACGACCTCGGGATGCGGACGGTCAGGGTCCGGCGGGGTCGGTACACGGACCTCGAACCGGGGAGCGCGGCGGCCGCCCCCGACCACGAGATACACCGCCTCGCCACCCTCCCGGACCTGCTGGAGCGGCTGGGCCAGCCCGTAGACACTACCTAG
- a CDS encoding ATP-grasp domain-containing protein, which produces MSHDPRGRTTDRAVTVLLTGAGAPGASGIVESLRANDERPVHIVGVDADPDAYGFALVDDHETVPHGTDDDYLSRMVDVAERERADVVLPLTTAELEPLAANREAFDATVMVSEAPALAVANDKGRLYEFLANGEFASAPAFERVSTEDEFVAAVESLGYPDVPVCFKRPVASGMRGFRVLDPNTDRLTRLLSEKPTNAVTTLEEVRPVLASADEFPELVVMEYLPGPEYSVDVLGMGEEVGPVVPRERARTRAGISFEAVVEEREDLIREAAEICRGLGLEYNLNLQFRYDEEGEPKCIEINPRVSGTIVACVGAGVNLPYRGVKYALGEQPPPVDVAWGTRMTRYWQEVFRTPDGRPFHVGPDGRDLLPVTR; this is translated from the coding sequence ATGAGCCACGACCCACGCGGACGGACGACGGATCGAGCGGTGACCGTGCTGTTGACCGGCGCGGGCGCACCCGGTGCATCGGGCATCGTCGAGAGCCTGCGCGCGAACGACGAGCGGCCGGTCCACATCGTCGGCGTCGACGCCGACCCCGACGCCTACGGCTTCGCGCTCGTCGACGACCACGAGACGGTCCCCCACGGGACCGACGACGACTACCTCTCTCGGATGGTAGACGTCGCCGAGCGGGAGCGGGCCGACGTGGTCCTCCCGCTGACGACCGCCGAACTGGAACCGCTGGCGGCGAACCGCGAGGCGTTCGACGCCACGGTGATGGTCTCGGAGGCGCCGGCGCTCGCCGTCGCCAACGACAAGGGTCGCCTGTACGAGTTCCTCGCGAACGGCGAGTTCGCCTCGGCGCCCGCGTTCGAGCGGGTCTCGACCGAGGACGAGTTCGTCGCGGCCGTCGAGTCGCTGGGGTACCCGGACGTGCCGGTCTGCTTCAAGCGGCCCGTCGCCAGCGGGATGCGCGGGTTCCGGGTGCTCGACCCGAACACCGACCGCCTGACGCGGCTGCTCTCGGAGAAGCCGACGAACGCCGTCACCACCCTCGAGGAGGTCCGACCGGTGCTGGCCTCGGCAGACGAGTTCCCCGAACTCGTCGTGATGGAGTACCTCCCCGGTCCGGAGTACAGCGTGGACGTGCTGGGGATGGGTGAGGAGGTCGGACCGGTGGTGCCGCGCGAGCGCGCTCGGACCCGTGCCGGCATCTCCTTCGAGGCGGTGGTAGAGGAGCGCGAGGACCTGATCCGCGAGGCGGCCGAGATCTGTCGTGGACTGGGCCTCGAGTACAACCTCAACCTCCAGTTCCGCTACGACGAGGAGGGCGAACCGAAGTGTATCGAGATCAACCCCCGTGTCTCCGGCACCATCGTCGCCTGCGTCGGCGCCGGCGTGAACCTCCCGTACCGCGGCGTGAAGTACGCGCTCGGCGAGCAACCGCCGCCGGTCGACGTGGCGTGGGGCACCCGGATGACCCGCTACTGGCAGGAGGTGTTCCGGACGCCCGACGGTCGGCCGTTCCACGTCGGACCCGACGGTCGGGACCTGCTCCCGGTGACGCGATGA
- a CDS encoding glycosyltransferase family 2 protein, whose translation MYRDHTVAIAVPAYNEEGYVGEVIDAVPDYADRVYVVDDGSTDGTWSEIRRHAERRNARHDPSEDSEGAFDRLVVPIQHDENRGVGGAIKTAYLRAREERIDVTAVLGGDNQMDPDELTRYLDPVVDGVADYTKGNRFARPEDRAGMPRFRLLGNLLLSWLTKLASGYWGSMDSQNGYTAISLAALERTDVEGMYEYYGYCNDLLVRLNEADIRIADVPRSAEYAYSGEWKSHIDYGEYVPRVSLMLLRGFLRRLRGTYLHDGSYPVPAGYLLGSALVGQGLLGLLTSLREQGDSVDRWLRRVLAGVVCWMLAVDLDAAANRHLEAHLDAGDVDSESHEERAADREAQATTAPHTGAHVERNGDRPELTDSVTTRED comes from the coding sequence ATGTATAGGGACCACACGGTGGCCATCGCCGTCCCCGCGTACAACGAGGAAGGGTACGTCGGCGAGGTAATCGACGCCGTCCCCGACTACGCCGACCGGGTGTACGTGGTCGACGACGGGTCGACCGACGGGACGTGGAGCGAGATACGGCGGCACGCCGAGCGGCGGAACGCGCGCCACGACCCGAGCGAGGACAGCGAGGGTGCGTTCGACCGCCTCGTCGTCCCCATCCAGCACGACGAGAACCGGGGGGTCGGCGGCGCCATCAAGACGGCGTACCTCCGCGCCCGCGAGGAGCGTATCGACGTGACGGCCGTTCTCGGTGGCGACAACCAGATGGACCCGGACGAGCTCACCCGGTACCTCGACCCCGTCGTCGACGGCGTCGCCGACTACACGAAGGGGAACCGCTTCGCTCGGCCCGAGGACCGCGCCGGGATGCCACGGTTCCGGCTGCTCGGCAACCTCCTCCTGTCGTGGCTGACGAAACTCGCCAGCGGCTACTGGGGGTCGATGGACTCGCAGAACGGCTACACGGCCATCTCGCTGGCGGCGCTCGAGCGGACCGACGTCGAGGGGATGTACGAGTACTACGGCTACTGCAACGACCTGCTCGTGCGTCTCAACGAGGCCGACATTCGTATCGCAGACGTCCCCCGGTCGGCCGAGTACGCCTACAGCGGCGAGTGGAAGAGCCACATCGACTACGGCGAGTACGTCCCGCGCGTCTCGCTGATGTTGCTCCGTGGATTCCTGCGACGTCTCCGGGGCACCTACCTCCACGACGGCTCGTACCCGGTCCCCGCGGGCTACCTGCTGGGGAGCGCACTGGTCGGACAGGGACTCCTCGGACTCCTCACGTCGCTCCGCGAGCAGGGCGACAGCGTCGACCGGTGGCTGCGGCGCGTCCTCGCGGGGGTGGTGTGCTGGATGCTGGCCGTCGACCTCGACGCGGCCGCGAACCGCCACCTCGAGGCGCACCTCGACGCCGGGGACGTCGACTCTGAGAGCCACGAGGAGCGAGCGGCGGATCGCGAGGCGCAGGCCACGACAGCCCCGCACACCGGGGCGCACGTCGAGCGGAACGGTGACCGACCAGAACTGACTGACAGCGTGACCACTAGAGAGGACTGA
- a CDS encoding metal-dependent hydrolase, translated as MWPWEHLAVGYLCLSIGVRALRERPPTGPEAIVLGAGTQFPDLVDKPLSWGLGVFPTGYAVGHSALVALPVGTLLLWGARRAGHPVAGGAFVLGYWSHLAGDVLNPLRAGYTPELGRVLWPLVEGDPYGSDIGLRRVLVYLARFPGDVATLDPSSPELLYLLVPLPAMLLWVADGAPGPGVLVRVVYPRRGTER; from the coding sequence ATGTGGCCCTGGGAACACCTCGCCGTCGGCTACCTGTGTCTCTCGATCGGCGTCCGCGCACTCCGCGAGCGCCCACCGACCGGCCCCGAAGCGATCGTCCTCGGGGCCGGGACACAGTTCCCGGACCTCGTCGACAAGCCGCTCTCGTGGGGGCTCGGCGTGTTCCCGACCGGCTACGCGGTGGGTCACAGCGCGCTGGTCGCGCTCCCGGTCGGTACGCTCCTCCTGTGGGGGGCACGTCGTGCCGGGCACCCCGTCGCTGGAGGCGCGTTCGTCCTCGGCTACTGGTCACACCTCGCTGGTGACGTGCTGAACCCGCTGCGTGCCGGCTACACGCCCGAACTCGGTCGGGTGCTCTGGCCGCTCGTCGAGGGCGACCCGTACGGCAGCGACATCGGCCTCCGCCGGGTGCTGGTCTACCTCGCGCGGTTCCCCGGCGACGTGGCGACGCTCGACCCGTCGAGTCCCGAACTGCTCTACCTGCTGGTGCCGCTCCCGGCGATGCTGCTGTGGGTGGCCGACGGGGCGCCAGGCCCGGGCGTGCTGGTGAGGGTCGTCTACCCCCGGCGTGGGACCGAGCGGTAG
- a CDS encoding winged helix-turn-helix domain-containing protein gives MPPPEDQSDGDTITPEEPDWDDVSYVISSQYRRMVLGQLYAGPATPSQLADDTGHAIANVSRALRQLRDRGLVDLLVSEDRRKGRVYGITDTGRLLWEKLVSEGLV, from the coding sequence ATGCCACCACCAGAGGACCAGTCCGACGGGGACACGATCACGCCCGAGGAGCCGGACTGGGACGACGTCAGTTACGTCATCAGCTCCCAGTACCGACGGATGGTCCTCGGCCAGCTCTACGCCGGGCCGGCCACCCCCTCGCAGCTCGCCGACGACACCGGCCACGCCATCGCCAACGTCTCGCGCGCGCTCCGACAGCTCCGCGACCGGGGACTGGTCGACCTGCTCGTCTCCGAGGACCGGCGGAAGGGCCGCGTCTACGGCATCACCGACACGGGTCGGCTGCTCTGGGAGAAGCTCGTGTCCGAAGGGCTCGTCTAG